A window of Aurantibacillus circumpalustris genomic DNA:
AGCTTTACCTCTTGCCTCGGCTATTGCTTCTGCAAAATTGGCAAAAAGTAAGGTGAGTAATAAAACAATAAATACAGTTAAATTATAGGCAAAACTGCCTTGCGACGTTTGACCTGTTAGTGTCCAAAGGCAAACAGCAAACATAACCGCTGTTCCTATTTCTACCGTAAACATGACAGGATTACGAAACATTATTTTTGGGTTGAGTTTCACAAAAGATTGTTTAAACGCTTCTTGCATTAAATCTTTTTGAAACAAAGATGTATTTTTAGTCATTTTCTTTAATTTTTAAATCATTAATACAGTGAAAAATATTCGGCTATCGGGCCTAAGGTAAGCGCAGGGAAGAATGCAAGTGCAGCCACAATAACAATTACAGCAAATACCATTAAGCCAAAGGTAGACGTATCTGTTTTTAAAGTACCGTTACTTTCAGGGATATATTTTTTACTTGCTAGAATTCCTGCAATGGCAACAGGACCAATGATAGGAAGATACCTTGCGAATAGCATTACCAATCCACAAGCGATATTCCAAAACGGAGTATTGTCTCCTAGTCCTTCAAAACCACTGCCGTTGTTGGCACTTGATGAACTAAATTCATACAGCATTTCACTAAAGCCATGATGGCCCGGATTGGCTAACCAGCCCGCATATTCTGTTGGATTGCCAGCGTATAAGAAACTTGAAACAGCTGTACCCGCAAGAATTAAAAATGGATGCAAGAGCGCTATCACCATCGCAATTTTCATTTCTTTGGCTTCTATTTTTTTACCGAGAAATTCAGGGGTTCTTCCCACCATTAATCCGCTCACAAATACAGCCAGTATAATAAAGATGTAAAAGTTCAAGAAACCAACGCCACCATAAAAAGAGTTTATCATCATGCCGAGCATCGTAAACATGCCGGTAAGTGGCGTCATACTATCGTGCATAGCGTTTACCGATCCGTTACTAGTAACGGTTGTGTTAATTGCCCAATAGGCTGAAGCTGCTGAACCAAAGCGAATTTCTTTACCTTCCATACTTCCAAACGATTGTGCAATGCCCATTTTTTCGATGGCCGGATTTCCATTCATTTCATTCATTATAGAAGGAATTACTAATAATAGAAAACCGATTGTCATTACTCCAAAAATTGTCCATGCCAATTTTCTTCTTCTCAAAACATAACCCATTGCAAAGACCATAGCAATAGGAATTAAAAAAATAGAAATCGTTTCAACCATGTTTGTTAGATAATTGGGATTTTCTAAAGGATGTGTTGAATTAGGGCCATAAAAACCACCACCATTGGTTCCAATTTGTTTTGGTGCAACAAAAGCTGCAACCGGTCCACGACTTACCTGAACCGTATCACCTTGCATTGTAATCATAGTGTCCTTTCCTTCAAATGTCATGGGGGTGCCATTAAACGCTAAAATTATAGCAACTATAAAAGCGATTGGCAATAAAATTCTGGTACAACTGCGAACAAACAAACTGTAAAAATTACCAAGTGTGCTTGCTGTTCTTTCTTTCATCGCTATAAAAACTACTGCACAAATTGCAATACCTGTTCCGGCACTAATAAATTGCCAAAGCATTAAAATAAGCTGACCTAAATAAGAAAGCCCACTTTCGCCCGAGTAATGCTGTAAGTTGGTGTTGGTAACAAAACTTACAGATGTATTAAAGGCCAAATCGGCACTCATAGAGGGATTGGCATCAGGGTTTAAAGGCAACCAACTCATATTTGTAAGCACAAACATGGATATAATAAACCAAACACCATTGATAGTAAGCAAGGCTACTAAATGTTGTTTCCAGTTCATTTCCTTGGTTGGGTCAATACCACTTAGTTTAAAAAACAATTTATCTAGCGGATTGAGTATTTTATCGAGCCAGGTATTTTCGTAGTTGAAAATTTTGCCGATGTATCGACCGAGTGGAATAGCCATTGTTACAACCAACACGTACATAAGGATCACTCCAAGTATTTCTGTATTCATAGTATTAAAATTTTTCAGGTTTAAGCAGTACATAGCACATATAGCCGAAAACTGCAATTGCGATAATAAATAATGCGGTCATTTTTTTAAATGTTTTCAAAAAAGTTAATTGCTTTGTAAAAGAGGGCAAAGCAAAACAGCCCCGTAATTAATAGTGTAATTGTTATCATTGTGTTTTTTTTTTAAAGGTTAGTATATCATTAAGTAATTTCTGTGAGCTACATCATTATTGGTTATGATCATTATCACTACTTCAATAATGCATATCAAAAATGATTCTTAAAATCTTTATTTTCCATAACAGGCCTCCAACCATTAATATAGCTATCATCCATGCTGTTACGATTAAGAACATTTCTTTTGTATCTGACCATTTTCTCATTGTTTTTCGCATTATTATTACGAATTATTCTGTTCATTTGTTTTGTTTTTATCTTCGAACTGATTTTTATTACCAGGGCTATAACTACCAGCAAGGCGTATGCAGAAAAGAGTAGTAGAATTTTTGTTGTTTCGTTCATGACGATTCTTTTTTTATTAATTGTTTTTTTTCTTTATCCAATCTGCATATCAAAGCTACTCTCAGGGAAATATTAATAAAATGATTTGCAATACAATCGATTATGATGTATATCATTAGGTGAATAGTTATATACCACTAGCGTAAGCCTGCCTATTATATTCGTTCAATAGCCCTTTGTTCATAATCCCTTTGATTTTATAACTCATCGGGCTGGTAAAACCGAGAACAGAGGACATTGAAAAAATATAAACGTTCTCAATTGCATTCTTCACGGTTTTGTTTCCTTCCAGCAACATTTTTTCTGCCACATTAAAGCAATGTTTTACCTCACTTAAGTTTCCCTTTTTTATGAGTTGTTTCGTAAATTCAGCGAAACACTTAATTGCAGAATAAATATTCTGCCGACTGGATAATTTTTCTAATTCCTGATTTATTTCGGGTAATTCATTTCCCAGAATCTCAAGAATCTCATTTTCTTTAATAAGCTTGTTTTTGAGTAAGAAATCCGCTTTTATTTTGAGTAATTCAGCTAATGCGTTCATAGTTAATTTTTTTTGTAACGGCATGTATAAGTCAAAGGATGTGCCAATATTATTTCAATAAAGGAATTACCTAAATACCAGCATTTTATAAAATGATTGAAAAAAAGGCTAGAAAAAAGCCTATCAAAATGAGAGGCTTATTATCAAAATGAAATAGGTTTAATGAATTTTAAACTCCTCCAGCTTGCGGTAAAGTGTTGCAATGCCAATCTCAAGTAAGCGGGCGGTTTCAGCTTTATTACCCTTTGCGTAATTATATACTTTTTGAATATGAAGTTTTTCAATACTCGACAAAGCAAAAGCAGAGAGCGTTCCGTTTGTTGCACCGGTGCTATGTTGAATTTCAGGTGGTAAAAGATCAACAGTTAGTGTATCTGAGTTTGCAAGGATGACGCTTCTTTCAATTATATTTCTGAGTTCCCGGATATTGCCTACCCACTTGTAATGTTCTAGTTTTTCTATGAATTCGTTGATGATGGCTGGTGTTTTTTTATTGGTTTTTGCGGAAAATCTTGTTACAAAAAAAGTAGTAAGAAGCTTAATATCTTTAATTCTTTCACGCAGTGGCGGCAAGTGAATCTCGAACACATTTAAACGGTAATATAAATCGGAGCGAAAACGTTTTTCCTCACATTCAATATTCAAATCTTTATTGGTTGCGGCTATCAAACGGAAATTTACTTTACTTGTTTTTGTATCTCCTAATTTAATAAACTCGCTTGTTTCTAAAACACGCAATAGTTTCGCCTGAAGCTCAATTGGCATTTCTGCAATTTCATCCAAAAACAATGTTCCGCCATTTGCTTCTTCCAATAAGCCTTTCTTATCTTTTGTGGCGCCGGTAAATGCCCCTTGTTTATGTCCGAATAACTCACTCTCAATAATTTCCTTACTAAAAGCGCTGCAATTTAAAGCAACCAAAGGTTTATTTTTTCTTGGACTGGCGTAATGAATAGCCTCAGCAAATACTTCTTTACCAGTTCCTGTTTCTCCTGTCAGAAAAACAGTTGTATCGTTGGGTGCAACTTTTTTTGCAAGGTCTATTGCATCCAGAATATTTTTTGATTTGCCTAGAATGGTATCGAAAGAATACTTTTCACTCACCTTTCCTTCAAGGTCTCGCACCCGTTTCTGTAATAGAGCCTTGTCGAGAGCCCG
This region includes:
- the kdpA gene encoding potassium-transporting ATPase subunit KdpA, which produces MNTEILGVILMYVLVVTMAIPLGRYIGKIFNYENTWLDKILNPLDKLFFKLSGIDPTKEMNWKQHLVALLTINGVWFIISMFVLTNMSWLPLNPDANPSMSADLAFNTSVSFVTNTNLQHYSGESGLSYLGQLILMLWQFISAGTGIAICAVVFIAMKERTASTLGNFYSLFVRSCTRILLPIAFIVAIILAFNGTPMTFEGKDTMITMQGDTVQVSRGPVAAFVAPKQIGTNGGGFYGPNSTHPLENPNYLTNMVETISIFLIPIAMVFAMGYVLRRRKLAWTIFGVMTIGFLLLVIPSIMNEMNGNPAIEKMGIAQSFGSMEGKEIRFGSAASAYWAINTTVTSNGSVNAMHDSMTPLTGMFTMLGMMINSFYGGVGFLNFYIFIILAVFVSGLMVGRTPEFLGKKIEAKEMKIAMVIALLHPFLILAGTAVSSFLYAGNPTEYAGWLANPGHHGFSEMLYEFSSSSANNGSGFEGLGDNTPFWNIACGLVMLFARYLPIIGPVAIAGILASKKYIPESNGTLKTDTSTFGLMVFAVIVIVAALAFFPALTLGPIAEYFSLY
- the kdpF gene encoding K(+)-transporting ATPase subunit F is translated as MTALFIIAIAVFGYMCYVLLKPEKF
- a CDS encoding DUF7674 family protein → MNALAELLKIKADFLLKNKLIKENEILEILGNELPEINQELEKLSSRQNIYSAIKCFAEFTKQLIKKGNLSEVKHCFNVAEKMLLEGNKTVKNAIENVYIFSMSSVLGFTSPMSYKIKGIMNKGLLNEYNRQAYASGI
- a CDS encoding sigma-54-dependent transcriptional regulator encodes the protein MNKGTILVIDDEDKLRSLFSRIIQMEGFEVLEAGDGKNALKKLEQNDIDVVLCDVKLPDTNGLELTAKIKNLYPHTEIVLLTAYGNIPDGVKAIKCGAFDYITKGDDNDKIIPLLYRALDKALLQKRVRDLEGKVSEKYSFDTILGKSKNILDAIDLAKKVAPNDTTVFLTGETGTGKEVFAEAIHYASPRKNKPLVALNCSAFSKEIIESELFGHKQGAFTGATKDKKGLLEEANGGTLFLDEIAEMPIELQAKLLRVLETSEFIKLGDTKTSKVNFRLIAATNKDLNIECEEKRFRSDLYYRLNVFEIHLPPLRERIKDIKLLTTFFVTRFSAKTNKKTPAIINEFIEKLEHYKWVGNIRELRNIIERSVILANSDTLTVDLLPPEIQHSTGATNGTLSAFALSSIEKLHIQKVYNYAKGNKAETARLLEIGIATLYRKLEEFKIH